Part of the Candidatus Krumholzibacteriia bacterium genome, CCCTCGCGTTCCACCCACTTGCGGATGCGCTGGCGCAAGCGCTGGTAGAAGTCTTCCTGCCGAGGCGTTCCACCGGTGGTGGTCACGGTGTCCGTCCTTTCGCACGTCGCCGATCCGCGTGCAGCGGAGAGCGTGAGCCGGTCACGTTCCCGGCCGCCGCGCCGCGAACGAGAACCCAGGCTTCAGGATAGCATCGACCGGAGATCCTCGCGCCCGGGGGAGCCAGCGCAACGGCATTGACCGCCCCATCGCCGCCGCCTAGCTTTGCACCGACCAACGTCCGGGAGCTCCCATGCCCGACCGCGAAACCTCCGAACGCTTCTACGATCAACTGGCGCGCCGTTACGACGACGCCATCCTCCGCTGCGTTCCCCGCTACGCGGAGATGCTCGACACGCTGCTGCACTACGTCCCCGACCACATCCGCCCGACACGGATCCTGGAACTCGGGTGCGGTGGCGGCAATCTGACCGAGCAACTCGTCGCGCGGTTCGAGGGAGCCGAGGTCCACGCAGTGGACTTCTCGGCCGAGATGCTCGAGCGCACGAGCGATCGTGTCCGGAGCGATCGGCTGCGAACCACCCGAAGCGACTTCCGTGACCTCGATTTCGAAGAGCGATCCTTCGACCTCGTCGTCTCCACCATCGCGCTGCACCACCTCGGCGACGAGGCGAAGCAGGACCTGTTCGCCGAAGTCCATCGGTGGCTGCGCCCGGGCGGTGCGTTCTGCTACTCCGACCAGTTCGCGGGCGACACCGCGGCCACCTACGCGAAGCACATGGCAACATGGGAGCGCGAAGCCGAAGCCCTCGGCGTGACCACGGAGGAATGGGCCGCCTGGATGCAGCACCAGCGCGATCACGACCACCACGCGCCGCTCCGCGCCCAGTTGCAGTGGCTCGAGGACTCCGGCTTCGATTCGGTCGATTGCGTGTGGCGTCACCTGCTGTGGACCGTCGTGATCGCCGAACGTGACGCCGACTGAACCGGCGATCGCCTCAGCGTCCGCGCCGCACGGCTCGGCACTGGATCTGCAGCCGGTTCGTCACCGTGTCGAACAGGAAGCCCGGGCCGTCCCCGTACGCGAACGGGACCACCTCCAGGGCCACGTCCTGGACGGAACCACCCAACACACGCTCCGCGAGCGCAGGCTCGGTGAAGTCCTCCGCGGCGATCCCGATCAGGTGCTCGTCGGCGGTGTGCACACGGAAGCTCAGCGGCACGACGTCACCCGTGTCGAAGGCCAGTTCCATCTCACCGCCGTCGACCACTCGCAGCGGTCGGGCGTCCACCGGAACCACCCGCGTCCCCGGCGGGAACCACCGCCTCGCGATCTCGAGGACCTCGGCGCGCTTCTCGCGGACGCACACACCGCACGAGTCCGTAGTACTGGCCGTGAGCAGTTCCGCGATCTCGCCAGGGATCTCGTCGGCCCGAACCACTCCGGGTTCCGCCGTACGCACCGGCACCTCGGGCGCCGAACCTCCGCAGCCGGCGACCAGAGCGATCGCGACGAGCATCGAGAAGCGCATCGATCTCCTAGTGGTAGACGTGCAGGCGGAGCGTCCAGTCCCACCAGTCCGTGTCGTCGACCCAGGACCGCCGCACCTCGGCCCGCAGTCCGAGATTCGGGGACAGTTCCAGATTCTGGCCCACGCCCGCACGGATCACGGTTCCGTATTCGCCGAGCCCGAAGCGCACGGCCCGTCCGAAACCGTGGAACTGGAGACGTCGCCCGAGATGCGTGAGCCAGCCGGCCGAGACCCCCACGCCCGCCGCGTGGTTCCGCCGCAGCGACCCTCCGAGCTGGGCCGTTACGTCGGCCAGACCGTACCACAGCCCGAGCGGCCCGCCGCGGTAGGTCCTGCCGATCCCGTACTCGAAGTCGTACACCAGCGGCCGCCGGCCGTCGCCGAGCCCCCGCCGGGACCACCCGGTGCGGACCTTCCACGACGTCGGCCCGAAGAAGCGGCCCCGCGGCGACAGCGACACGATGTCGATCAGGTCGATCGCCTCGATCTGCAGGTCCTCATCCTCGGGATAGTACCGCAGGTCCAGCTCCCCGAAGACGATCTCGGCGCCCTCGAGATAGCCCCCGCGGTTGTCGATCAGATCGTGGTGCACGGCGCGATAGGTGGTTCTGGCGAAGCCACGGGTGTCGAGCACGCCACCGCCGACGCCCACGCGGCTCGACCGGTGCCCCAGGTCCGGCCGCGGCGGCCGCGGGATCGAACGCTCCCCTTCCGGGTTCCCCAACCGGCTCCGCGCTCCGAGGATCCGACGGAACCGAGGCACGTAGTTCTCCTGCGACACCGCCCCGTCGATGTACAGGTACTGCAGGTACTCCGAGGCCAGATCGTACACCCGCGCCTCGCGCGCCGGATCCACCGCGGCCACCACCGCACCGGCCGGCTCGACCTGTCCTCGCGCCAACGCCACCGCGCGCTCCTGCTCGGTGTCGCTCATCAGCGACGCGAGGTGGGCGATCTCCGTCGACTTCGACGGACGGTACCGCACGTCGGATACCAACCCCGCTTCGTCCGCCGCCCGGATCGTGTCGAGCGGCAGCACCCACAAGCCCCGATCGTGCGTCAGGTCCAGGCCCGGCCGCGCCGCGTCGAGCAGGTACAGGAGATTGAACGAACAGTTCTCGTCGAAGAAATAGTAGTCCGAGTACACGTCCTCGAGTTCGTACACGTGCAGGATCAGGCGCCGGATCTCCGCGCGCGTCAGCGACAGCTCGTACTCCCAGATGTCGCGGTCGTTGACGTCGCTGTATTCCTGCAGTTTCGCGTAGTACGGAAGGATCGAGTAGTAGCCTCGATAGAACCCGAAGACCCCTTTCAGCGCATAGAGTGGGCCGAAGGACGTGTCCGTCTCCCCCGCGTAGTTCACGGCGTACGACAACAACTCGCTGTCGTGCTCGGTCACGATCGTCAGCAGCGTGTGTCCGTACATCGACGCCGGACTGTTCATGTACGCCGTCGGGAACGACAACAGCACCTTCACCGGTCGCATGCGATCGATGATCTCCTCCACCGGCTCGCACCGCGGCACGGGCAACCACGTTCGATCCACCCCCAGTTCCTCGACCAGCCATTCGAAACGCGCCGCGAAACGACAGACGGGATGCTTGCCCGAGTCCGGAGGTGCGGCGAAGAACGACCGGACGGTGGCCTCGAGCTCGGCGGCGGGGTCGCTCTTGCCGTTCGGGGCGGCGAAGAAGCTGGGATCGTCGACCAGGCTCTCCGTGCCGAACCAGCCGTCGTCGTAGTGCAGCAGCGTATGCCACTCCGCGCGCTCGTACAGCCGGCCTTCGAGAGCGCTTGCGACGAGTTCTTCGGCGTATGACGAGCGCGCACCGCCGACCGACACCGCCCGCGCCGGAGTTGAGCCCAACAGCAGAGAGAAGAGCGCGCCGACGATCACCACCGCCGGCGCGCTGCGTCGAACCAAGAACACCGGCGGGCTCCTAACCCTTCAGCACCGTCTCGAGGTTCTGGATCACGTCGACGTGCGTGACGTCGTCGGTCGGATAGATGCTCGTGAAGTTCGCCTGGAGCTTGACGAAGAAGGCCGTCCGCTCTTCAGCCGGGACGTCGAGCAGCACCGCGAGAGTGCGCACGTACTCGCCCTGCCCTCGCGAGATGTCCATGGCCAGCTGATCCATGTTCTCGCCGACGAAGCGCTCGACCTGCGCCGAGGCGACGATCATCGTCGCCTGCTCGCACTCCAGCGTGCCCGAGGTGATGCCGAAGGTCTGATT contains:
- a CDS encoding class I SAM-dependent methyltransferase produces the protein MPDRETSERFYDQLARRYDDAILRCVPRYAEMLDTLLHYVPDHIRPTRILELGCGGGNLTEQLVARFEGAEVHAVDFSAEMLERTSDRVRSDRLRTTRSDFRDLDFEERSFDLVVSTIALHHLGDEAKQDLFAEVHRWLRPGGAFCYSDQFAGDTAATYAKHMATWEREAEALGVTTEEWAAWMQHQRDHDHHAPLRAQLQWLEDSGFDSVDCVWRHLLWTVVIAERDAD
- a CDS encoding DUF4105 domain-containing protein yields the protein MFLVRRSAPAVVIVGALFSLLLGSTPARAVSVGGARSSYAEELVASALEGRLYERAEWHTLLHYDDGWFGTESLVDDPSFFAAPNGKSDPAAELEATVRSFFAAPPDSGKHPVCRFAARFEWLVEELGVDRTWLPVPRCEPVEEIIDRMRPVKVLLSFPTAYMNSPASMYGHTLLTIVTEHDSELLSYAVNYAGETDTSFGPLYALKGVFGFYRGYYSILPYYAKLQEYSDVNDRDIWEYELSLTRAEIRRLILHVYELEDVYSDYYFFDENCSFNLLYLLDAARPGLDLTHDRGLWVLPLDTIRAADEAGLVSDVRYRPSKSTEIAHLASLMSDTEQERAVALARGQVEPAGAVVAAVDPAREARVYDLASEYLQYLYIDGAVSQENYVPRFRRILGARSRLGNPEGERSIPRPPRPDLGHRSSRVGVGGGVLDTRGFARTTYRAVHHDLIDNRGGYLEGAEIVFGELDLRYYPEDEDLQIEAIDLIDIVSLSPRGRFFGPTSWKVRTGWSRRGLGDGRRPLVYDFEYGIGRTYRGGPLGLWYGLADVTAQLGGSLRRNHAAGVGVSAGWLTHLGRRLQFHGFGRAVRFGLGEYGTVIRAGVGQNLELSPNLGLRAEVRRSWVDDTDWWDWTLRLHVYH
- a CDS encoding DUF3015 family protein produces the protein MKRFAVVTATVCLLFAGTAAANQSNTGCGIGTMIFEGKDGLLSQVAAVTTNGIFGNQTFGITSGTLECEQATMIVASAQVERFVGENMDQLAMDISRGQGEYVRTLAVLLDVPAEERTAFFVKLQANFTSIYPTDDVTHVDVIQNLETVLKG